A genomic window from Populus alba chromosome 19, ASM523922v2, whole genome shotgun sequence includes:
- the LOC118036198 gene encoding uncharacterized protein isoform X2: protein MGFSALAVAAELPLHYSSVNKNGERFLCQQRRHGHIRYCKKPVSCNIKSNITAAATSSDNTATTGSTSSSSCGGKVLEIKEIRERCKKWLWKGQFSINYFVSCNSDSQSNPGPPLLLVHGFGASIPHWRRNIDTLAKNYTVYAIDLLGFGASDKPEGFSYTMEAWAQLILDFLDEVIQKPTVLIGNSVGSLACVIAASDSSQTLVRGLVLLNCSGGMNNKAIVDDWRIKLLLPLLWLIDFLLKQRAIASSIFERVKQRDTLRNILLSVYGNKESVDEDLVEIIRGPACDEGALDAFVSIVTGPPGPNPVTLMPGISIPILVLWGDQDPFTPIDGPVGDNLRSNLF from the exons ATGGGCTTCTCGGCACTAGCAGTAGCTGCTGAGCTTCCCCTTCATTATTCATCGGTAAATAAAAATGGGGAACGTTTTCTGTGTCAGCAAAGGAGACATGGCCACATTCGTTATTGCAAGAAGCCCGTCTCTTGCAACATCAAGTCTAACATCACTGCTGCTGCCACCAGCAGTGATAATACTGCTACTACTGGTTCAACCTCATCCTCTTCTTGTGGTGGAAAAGTCTTGGAGATTAAAGAGATAAGGGAAAGGTGCAAGAAGTGGTTGTGGAAGGGGCAGTTCTCCATCAATTACTTTGTTTCTTGTAATTCTGATTCACAGTCAAACCCTGgacctcctcttcttcttgttcatGGCTTCGGTGCCTCCATTCCTCACTGGCGCAG GAATATCGATACATTGGCAAAAAATTATACAGTCTATGCCATCGACCTTCTGGGATTTGGTGCTTCGGATAAGCCAGAAGGCTTTTCATATACCATGGAAGCATGGGCTCAG ttaattttagatttcttGGATGAAGTTATTCAGAAGCCAACTGTGTTGATAGGGAACTCTGTTGGGAGTTTAGCTTGCGTAATTGCAGCCTCAG ATTCTAGTCAAACTCTGGTTCGAGGGCTTGTGCTGCTGAATTGCTCTGGTGGTATGAACAACAAGGCGATTGTTGATGATTGGAGGATCAAGCTGTTGCTGCCTCTGCTTTggttaattgattttcttctgAAGCAAAGGGCAATTGCATCGTCGATCTTTGAGCGTGTCAAACAGAG AGATACTCTGAGGAACATTTTACTGTCTGTTTATGGAAACAAGGAATCCGTGGATGAAGACCTTGTAGAG ATTATCAGAGGACCAGCATGTGATGAAGGGGCACTCGATGCTTTTGTTTCAATTGTGACAGGGCCACCAGGCCCTAACCCAGTGACACTGATGCCAGGAATTTCCATACCTATTCTGGTTCTTTGGGGCGATCAAGATCCGTTCACGCCCATTGATGGACCTGTTG GTGATAATTTAAGGTCAAATCTTTTTTAA
- the LOC118036198 gene encoding uncharacterized protein isoform X1: MGFSALAVAAELPLHYSSVNKNGERFLCQQRRHGHIRYCKKPVSCNIKSNITAAATSSDNTATTGSTSSSSCGGKVLEIKEIRERCKKWLWKGQFSINYFVSCNSDSQSNPGPPLLLVHGFGASIPHWRRNIDTLAKNYTVYAIDLLGFGASDKPEGFSYTMEAWAQLILDFLDEVIQKPTVLIGNSVGSLACVIAASDSSQTLVRGLVLLNCSGGMNNKAIVDDWRIKLLLPLLWLIDFLLKQRAIASSIFERVKQRDTLRNILLSVYGNKESVDEDLVEIIRGPACDEGALDAFVSIVTGPPGPNPVTLMPGISIPILVLWGDQDPFTPIDGPVGKYFSSLPSQLSNVRLCMLEGVGHCPHDDKPDLVHDNLLPWLAHLAAS; encoded by the exons ATGGGCTTCTCGGCACTAGCAGTAGCTGCTGAGCTTCCCCTTCATTATTCATCGGTAAATAAAAATGGGGAACGTTTTCTGTGTCAGCAAAGGAGACATGGCCACATTCGTTATTGCAAGAAGCCCGTCTCTTGCAACATCAAGTCTAACATCACTGCTGCTGCCACCAGCAGTGATAATACTGCTACTACTGGTTCAACCTCATCCTCTTCTTGTGGTGGAAAAGTCTTGGAGATTAAAGAGATAAGGGAAAGGTGCAAGAAGTGGTTGTGGAAGGGGCAGTTCTCCATCAATTACTTTGTTTCTTGTAATTCTGATTCACAGTCAAACCCTGgacctcctcttcttcttgttcatGGCTTCGGTGCCTCCATTCCTCACTGGCGCAG GAATATCGATACATTGGCAAAAAATTATACAGTCTATGCCATCGACCTTCTGGGATTTGGTGCTTCGGATAAGCCAGAAGGCTTTTCATATACCATGGAAGCATGGGCTCAG ttaattttagatttcttGGATGAAGTTATTCAGAAGCCAACTGTGTTGATAGGGAACTCTGTTGGGAGTTTAGCTTGCGTAATTGCAGCCTCAG ATTCTAGTCAAACTCTGGTTCGAGGGCTTGTGCTGCTGAATTGCTCTGGTGGTATGAACAACAAGGCGATTGTTGATGATTGGAGGATCAAGCTGTTGCTGCCTCTGCTTTggttaattgattttcttctgAAGCAAAGGGCAATTGCATCGTCGATCTTTGAGCGTGTCAAACAGAG AGATACTCTGAGGAACATTTTACTGTCTGTTTATGGAAACAAGGAATCCGTGGATGAAGACCTTGTAGAG ATTATCAGAGGACCAGCATGTGATGAAGGGGCACTCGATGCTTTTGTTTCAATTGTGACAGGGCCACCAGGCCCTAACCCAGTGACACTGATGCCAGGAATTTCCATACCTATTCTGGTTCTTTGGGGCGATCAAGATCCGTTCACGCCCATTGATGGACCTGTTGGTAAGTATTTCTCTTCCTTGCCTTCGCAGCTTTCAAATGTGAGACTTTGCATGCTTGAAGGCGTTGGACACTGTCCTCATGATGACAAACCTGACTTGGTCCATGACAATTTGCTTCCTTGGTTGGCTCATCTTGCTGCTTCATGA